From the Priestia koreensis genome, one window contains:
- the mutL gene encoding DNA mismatch repair endonuclease MutL: MGKIVQLADDLSNKIAAGEVVERPASVVKELVENAIDANSTVIEVEVDEGGLSRIRVLDNGDGIENDDCLTAFRRHATSKIKTENDLFRIRTLGFRGEALPSIASVSELELKTSTGEEPGTHLKLKGGEILIHEYTSSRKGTDLTIENLFFNTPARLKYMKTVNTELGNVTDVMNRLALAHPDVSFKLTHQGRQLLYTNGKGDVRQVMAAIYGMAIAKKMIPISIESLDYEVTGYISLPEVTRASRNYMSTIINGRYVKNYGLAKAIQQGYHTLLPIGRYPIVLLNIQMDPLLVDVNVHPAKLEVRLSKEAELFELVEQTIKASFKKQRLIPEVESATYSAPRVKPVDEQQQFSFDHRHEPPRPVRTEREESVQEDRFLKESNERFQAEQDAVLSSLIEENEQKEWNDQPFSAPSVPEPPTPEPVDPIEDAIRDFEEKEVPEGDTRVPAMYPVGQMHGTYIFAQNEKGLYMIDQHAAQERIKYEYFRDKLAEVETEVQELLLPITLDFSTNECLLIEESREELASVGVFLEPFGQNSYIVRSHPQWFPKGDEQKIIEEMIEQVLKQKKISILKLREEAAIMMSCKASIKANHHLRNDEIFVLLETLRKTSDPFTCPHGRPIIIHYSTYEMEKMFKRIM; this comes from the coding sequence ATGGGGAAAATTGTCCAGTTAGCCGATGATTTATCAAATAAAATAGCGGCAGGGGAAGTGGTTGAGAGACCTGCCTCTGTCGTGAAGGAACTTGTGGAAAATGCCATCGACGCAAACAGTACGGTTATTGAAGTAGAAGTAGATGAGGGCGGATTGTCACGCATTCGCGTGTTAGACAACGGAGACGGTATTGAGAACGATGACTGTCTCACAGCTTTCCGCCGTCACGCGACGAGTAAAATCAAAACAGAAAACGATCTGTTTCGCATTCGTACGCTCGGCTTTCGAGGAGAGGCACTCCCGAGTATTGCCTCTGTTTCTGAACTGGAGCTGAAGACGAGTACAGGTGAAGAGCCTGGTACTCACTTAAAGCTTAAGGGCGGAGAAATTCTCATTCATGAATATACGTCGAGCCGAAAAGGGACAGATTTGACAATTGAGAATTTATTTTTTAATACGCCAGCTCGCTTAAAGTATATGAAGACAGTCAATACCGAGCTTGGGAACGTGACTGACGTGATGAATCGTTTAGCCCTCGCTCATCCTGACGTTTCCTTCAAGCTTACGCATCAAGGAAGACAGCTTCTATACACAAACGGAAAAGGCGACGTACGACAAGTTATGGCCGCGATCTATGGAATGGCCATCGCGAAAAAAATGATTCCTATTTCCATTGAGTCACTAGATTACGAGGTAACGGGCTATATTTCATTGCCAGAAGTCACGCGTGCGTCTCGTAACTACATGTCGACGATCATTAACGGTCGCTATGTGAAAAACTATGGGCTCGCAAAAGCTATTCAACAAGGCTATCACACGCTGCTACCGATTGGTCGTTATCCGATCGTCTTGTTAAACATTCAAATGGACCCACTTCTTGTCGATGTGAACGTTCATCCGGCGAAGCTTGAAGTGCGTTTAAGTAAAGAGGCGGAGCTGTTTGAACTGGTTGAACAAACGATTAAAGCGTCCTTTAAAAAGCAGCGCTTAATTCCAGAGGTGGAATCCGCTACTTATTCAGCACCACGCGTGAAGCCTGTCGATGAGCAACAGCAGTTTTCGTTTGATCATCGTCACGAACCACCGCGTCCGGTGAGGACAGAGCGTGAGGAGTCTGTCCAAGAGGACCGATTTTTAAAAGAATCGAATGAACGCTTTCAAGCAGAGCAAGACGCCGTACTTTCTTCACTCATAGAAGAGAATGAGCAAAAAGAATGGAACGACCAGCCGTTTTCAGCTCCGTCTGTACCAGAGCCTCCTACGCCTGAGCCCGTTGATCCGATTGAAGATGCCATTCGTGATTTTGAAGAAAAAGAAGTGCCAGAGGGAGATACGCGGGTACCTGCGATGTACCCCGTTGGTCAAATGCACGGAACGTACATTTTTGCGCAAAATGAAAAAGGGCTGTATATGATCGATCAGCATGCGGCACAGGAGCGCATTAAATATGAGTATTTCCGTGACAAACTTGCGGAAGTGGAAACGGAAGTACAGGAGCTTCTGCTGCCGATTACGCTTGATTTTTCAACGAACGAATGCTTGCTTATTGAGGAATCACGCGAGGAGCTTGCGAGCGTTGGGGTGTTTTTAGAGCCGTTCGGTCAAAATAGCTACATCGTTCGTTCGCATCCCCAGTGGTTCCCAAAAGGAGACGAACAAAAAATCATTGAAGAAATGATTGAGCAGGTGCTAAAGCAAAAGAAAATTAGCATCTTAAAGCTACGAGAAGAAGCGGCCATTATGATGAGCTGTAAAGCGTCCATTAAAGCCAATCATCATCTACGCAATGATGAGATCTTCGTTCTTTTAGAAACATTACGTAAAACAAGTGATCCCTTTACATGTCCACACGGACGTCCGATCATTATTCACTACTCGACGTACGAGATGGAGAAGATGTTTAAGCGGATTATGTAG
- the mutS gene encoding DNA mismatch repair protein MutS, producing the protein MAGYTPMMQQYLQIKSDYQDAFVFFRLGDFYEMFFEDALKASQELEITLTGREGGGNERIPMCGVPYHSAQNYIDRLVEKGYKVAICEQVEDPRTAKGVVKREVVQVISPGTLMDQTGLEEKENNFISSVTNFEDGTYGLAFTDLSTGESHVTLISSWQEVIAEVYARESKEIVIDPDFSLEKMNEMQERRPITVSHQVSEELHEEYEPLVQDLQQEKLITTFARLAHYLGGTQKRSLDHLQPVQLYQINQFMKIDLFSKRNLELTETIRSKGRKGSLLWLLDQTVTAMGGRMLKQWIDRPLLSKEAIESRLDMVMTFINQFFEREELRELLKEVYDLERLAGRVAFGNVNARDLIQLKRSLERVPGIVEVVNRLNHPYAEKLVDQIDPCERLTNLLDRGLKEEAPISIKEGNIMKDGYHEQLDVYRDASRNGKTWIAALEKQERERTGIRSLKVGYNKVFGYYIEVTKANLHLLPEGMYERKQTLTNAERYITPELKEKEALILEAEEKIVQLEYDLFIQLREEVRTYIPRLQALAKIISELDVLQCFAKISEERHYTRPSFSDQGEIKLTNGRHPVVEKVMNSQEYVPNDCRMSDDRSILLITGPNMSGKSTYMRQVALTSILAQIGCFVPADEATLPIFDQVFTRIGAADDLISGQSTFMVEMLETKNAVTNATQSSLILLDEIGRGTSTYDGMALAQAIIEYIHEHIGAKTLFSTHYHEMTSMDQHLPGVHNVHVSAIEQSGKLVFLHKIKEGAADKSYGIHVAELADLPKPLIERARVILHDLEQPGEVANPVLAVKHEEERPAVVKEEPVKVEQTEEVAPVPSSDDQQLSFFTDAKKNDAPLKGKEKQILDKLKGLDILDMTPLEALNTLYELQKTMKKKS; encoded by the coding sequence ATGGCAGGATATACGCCGATGATGCAGCAATATTTACAAATTAAATCAGACTATCAAGATGCTTTTGTATTTTTTCGATTAGGGGATTTTTATGAGATGTTTTTTGAGGATGCGCTAAAGGCCTCTCAAGAACTTGAAATTACGCTTACAGGTCGAGAAGGAGGCGGCAATGAGCGCATTCCGATGTGCGGTGTTCCGTATCATTCCGCTCAAAACTACATTGATCGTCTTGTGGAAAAAGGATATAAGGTAGCAATTTGTGAACAAGTCGAAGATCCGCGCACGGCAAAAGGAGTCGTAAAGCGTGAAGTGGTGCAAGTCATTTCACCAGGTACGCTTATGGATCAAACGGGTCTTGAAGAAAAGGAAAACAATTTTATTAGCTCTGTAACAAACTTTGAGGATGGTACATACGGATTAGCGTTTACGGATTTATCAACAGGAGAAAGTCACGTGACGCTGATCTCGTCTTGGCAGGAAGTGATCGCAGAGGTCTATGCGCGTGAATCAAAGGAAATTGTAATTGATCCTGATTTTTCACTTGAGAAGATGAACGAAATGCAGGAACGTAGACCCATTACCGTTTCCCATCAGGTGAGTGAGGAGCTTCACGAGGAATATGAGCCACTTGTACAGGATCTACAGCAGGAAAAACTCATTACAACATTTGCGAGACTTGCGCACTACTTAGGCGGGACGCAAAAACGTTCCCTTGATCACCTTCAGCCTGTGCAGCTTTATCAAATCAATCAATTTATGAAAATTGATTTGTTTTCAAAGCGCAATCTAGAGCTGACGGAAACGATTCGCTCAAAAGGGCGTAAAGGATCGCTTTTATGGTTACTTGACCAAACGGTAACGGCTATGGGTGGGCGTATGCTGAAACAGTGGATTGACCGACCGCTTTTAAGCAAAGAAGCGATTGAAAGCCGCTTGGACATGGTGATGACGTTCATTAATCAGTTCTTTGAACGCGAAGAGCTTCGTGAATTGTTAAAAGAAGTGTATGACCTTGAGCGTTTAGCAGGTCGAGTGGCGTTTGGAAATGTGAATGCAAGAGATTTAATTCAGCTAAAACGTTCTCTAGAGCGCGTTCCTGGAATCGTTGAGGTGGTAAACCGTTTAAACCATCCTTATGCTGAAAAACTAGTGGACCAAATTGATCCGTGTGAACGATTAACGAACCTTCTAGATCGAGGATTAAAAGAAGAAGCGCCGATCTCAATCAAAGAAGGAAACATCATGAAAGATGGCTATCACGAGCAGCTTGATGTGTATCGTGATGCGAGTCGTAACGGAAAAACATGGATTGCCGCTCTTGAAAAGCAGGAGCGTGAACGAACAGGAATTCGTTCATTAAAAGTCGGCTACAACAAAGTATTCGGCTACTATATTGAAGTAACGAAGGCGAATTTACATCTGCTTCCTGAAGGGATGTATGAACGCAAGCAAACGCTCACGAACGCGGAACGCTATATTACGCCCGAGCTAAAGGAAAAAGAAGCGCTCATTTTAGAAGCCGAAGAAAAAATTGTGCAGCTTGAATATGATTTGTTCATTCAGCTTCGTGAGGAAGTTCGTACGTACATTCCACGCTTACAGGCGCTAGCGAAAATCATTAGCGAGCTTGACGTGCTTCAATGCTTTGCGAAAATTAGTGAAGAGCGCCATTATACACGTCCAAGCTTTTCAGATCAAGGTGAGATTAAGCTTACAAACGGACGTCACCCGGTCGTTGAGAAAGTAATGAATTCACAAGAATACGTGCCGAACGATTGCCGTATGTCAGATGATCGTTCTATTCTTCTTATTACAGGACCAAATATGTCCGGTAAAAGTACGTACATGCGCCAAGTAGCGTTAACGTCCATTCTTGCTCAAATTGGCTGTTTCGTTCCAGCAGATGAAGCAACGTTACCGATTTTTGACCAAGTGTTTACACGTATTGGCGCAGCGGATGATTTAATCTCTGGTCAAAGTACGTTCATGGTCGAGATGCTTGAGACGAAAAATGCCGTTACGAATGCAACACAGTCAAGCTTAATTTTATTAGATGAAATTGGTCGCGGAACGTCTACGTATGATGGAATGGCGCTTGCACAGGCGATTATCGAATACATTCATGAGCATATCGGTGCGAAAACGCTGTTCTCGACCCACTATCACGAAATGACGTCGATGGATCAGCATCTGCCAGGGGTGCACAACGTCCACGTTAGCGCAATTGAACAAAGCGGTAAGCTTGTGTTCCTTCATAAAATTAAAGAAGGAGCAGCAGATAAGAGTTACGGTATTCACGTGGCAGAGCTTGCGGACCTTCCGAAACCGCTAATTGAACGAGCTCGTGTGATTTTACACGACTTAGAGCAGCCTGGTGAAGTGGCGAATCCTGTTCTTGCGGTGAAACACGAAGAAGAGCGTCCGGCTGTTGTAAAAGAAGAGCCTGTGAAGGTAGAACAAACAGAAGAGGTCGCGCCTGTCCCATCTTCTGATGATCAGCAGCTATCGTTCTTTACCGATGCAAAGAAAAATGATGCTCCGCTGAAAGGCAAGGAAAAGCAAATTTTAGATAAGTTAAAAGGGCTTGATATTTTAGATATGACGCCGCTTGAAGCTTTAAATACATTGTATGAGCTGCAAAAAACAATGAAGAAAAAATCGTAA
- a CDS encoding outer spore coat protein CotE has product MSQQHYREIITKAVIGKGRKFTQSSHTITPPNRPTSILGCWVINHEYDAKKVGNTVEVDGTYDINIWYSYNDNTKTEVVTEKVSYRDIIKLRYKDDDATGEDCEVIVRVLQQPNCLEATISPNGNRVIVQVERELLAEVIGETKVCVAVNPEGCIDENEFDLDVDDDEFEDLNPDFILGDEE; this is encoded by the coding sequence ATGTCACAACAACACTATAGAGAAATTATTACGAAAGCAGTAATAGGAAAAGGGCGTAAATTTACGCAATCGTCTCATACGATTACCCCGCCAAATCGGCCGACAAGCATTTTAGGGTGCTGGGTCATTAACCACGAGTATGATGCCAAAAAGGTAGGCAATACGGTTGAGGTTGACGGCACGTATGATATTAACATTTGGTATTCGTATAACGATAACACGAAAACAGAAGTTGTAACGGAGAAGGTGTCGTATCGAGACATTATCAAGCTTCGTTACAAAGATGATGATGCAACAGGTGAGGATTGTGAAGTGATTGTCCGCGTTCTTCAACAGCCAAACTGCTTAGAAGCAACCATTTCACCGAATGGAAACCGCGTTATTGTTCAGGTAGAAAGAGAGCTTTTAGCAGAAGTCATTGGAGAAACAAAAGTATGTGTAGCCGTTAATCCAGAAGGTTGCATTGATGAAAATGAGTTTGACTTAGACGTCGACGACGATGAGTTTGAGGATTTGAATCCAGACTTTATCTTAGGAGATGAAGAATAA